GTCCGGCGTCACTGTCGCCCCGAGCGGTTCACCGGTCGTCGCGTCCGTTCCGGACGGGACGTCGAGTGACAGGACCCGCGCGGAGTGGTCGTTCATGCTCTCGATGAGGGTGCTCGCTGGCGGGCGAACCGTCCCTGACAACCCGTATCCGATGAGTGCGTCGACGACGACCGAGTCCGCGACGGTCTCGAGTGACGGTTCGCTCGTGGTGACGGGGACCGACATCTCCGCGAGGATCCGGTGTTGGTGCGCGGCGGCACCAGTCAGTTCGTCCGGAGTTCGGTCCAAGACGACCTGCACCGGAACACCTCGATTCGCGAGATGTCGGGCACAGACCATCCCCCCACCCCCGTTCCCCCCGTTGCCGGCGACGACCGCGACGGACCCGGTGTGGAGGTCTCGGACGTGCCAGGCGAGTGCGCGGCCTGCGTTCTCCATCATCTGCATCAACTGGAGGCCGATCCCCTCGACGGCGACCCGGTCGACCGCTCGCATCTCGGCGGCCGTCACCGCACTGATCTCGCGGCCGGTGGCTGTTTCGAACGACTGTCGAGTCACACCCGACGATGCGGGGCGGCGTCTCAAATACTCACTGTCGCACGGCCGACCGAGGCGACCGTGCGACGACCTACTCGGCGTCGCGGACGACCCACCGCGTGCGTATCCGATTCGGATCCTCGGCCACCACGAAATCGTCAACCATGTTCACAGAGCGACCGATCCAGCGGGAACGGCGGACGGCTCAACCACCCGTGTCTGATTGTCGATAGCCGTATGCTCCGAACGGTCGACAGAGGATGGATCGTTTGGGCGATCCAATCAGTATTCAGCCTCACTCGTTGGTCAGCGTTCCGGGGGTGCCGAGAGACGGTGATTTCGACTGAATCGTTCGAACTGATACGGCCCGTCGCTCGTTCTCACG
This sequence is a window from Salinigranum marinum. Protein-coding genes within it:
- a CDS encoding NAD(P)H-hydrate epimerase, with protein sequence MTRQSFETATGREISAVTAAEMRAVDRVAVEGIGLQLMQMMENAGRALAWHVRDLHTGSVAVVAGNGGNGGGGMVCARHLANRGVPVQVVLDRTPDELTGAAAHQHRILAEMSVPVTTSEPSLETVADSVVVDALIGYGLSGTVRPPASTLIESMNDHSARVLSLDVPSGTDATTGEPLGATVTPDRTVTLALPKTGLIGVGGEVFVADIGIPATVYERLDIAYDCPFDDHDWLRLEG